One window from the genome of Anopheles merus strain MAF chromosome 3R, AmerM5.1, whole genome shotgun sequence encodes:
- the LOC121595236 gene encoding uncharacterized protein LOC121595236, producing the protein MAGAGSRGGQYFLVCLIGALLIGVTRGSPLPERQDVEGSMDTDRVSSLAATTPTEGSTSTTTTTTEYPYAAIAKLYAKPPDKVGTIAYSSGVYKFRIGPEEDEQKRLLEEYHYHFERVEKNLPPTTKRYNFAPPNKY; encoded by the exons ATGGCTGGTGCAGGTAGCAGGGGTGGTCAATATTTTCTAGTCTGCTTGATTGGTGCACTCTTAATTGGAGTTACTCGTGGCAGCCCCTTACCCGAGCGGCAGGATGTGGAAGGAAGCATGG ATACCGATCGAGTGAGTAGTCTGGCCGCAACGACTCCTACAGAAGGTAGCAccagtaccaccaccaccaccaccgagtATCCGTACGCAGCGATAGCCAAGCTTTACGCTAAACCTCCCGACAAGGTAGGAACGATAGCGTACTCGTCCGGTGTGTACAAGTTCCGGATCGGACCCGAGGAGGATGAGCAGAAGCGTCTACTCGAGGAGTATCACTATCATTTCGAAAGGGTGGAAAAGAATCTGCCGCCG aCGACGAAGCGATACAATTTTGCACCACCGAATAAATATTAG